The genomic window AAATTACTGCATTGTAAACAGAATTTATTGGCACAAAGATACAGTTTTTAGAGATTCATCTGGTGTATAATGTTGTTCAAGTCCTTATCTCTTTTTATTCTTTTTCAGTTACAATCGATAACAAGTCATTTACAGAAATTGGTTTAGGGATATATCCAGTAATGTCTGTAAAGGATTTTGATTTGTTTTTATCTTCACTTGCAATTGATGAACTTACAATGTATATTGTAATTTCTTTTTTTATCAATGATTTGAGGGATTTGATTTCTTCCATAAATTCCCATCCATCCATGACAGGCATATTGATATCTAATAAAATAATATCAGGTACCAAATCAGTTTTTTTGTTATCAAGTATAGAATTCAAGTTTGTTATCGCTTCTTTACCATTTGTAAACGAAGAGTGAGACGAAAAGATACCCGCCTTTTGAATTAATTTATTGATGATGGTTTGGTAAATGGCATCGTCATCTACAACCCAGATTATCTTTTTATTCATTGGTATAAATTTTAAATGTGGATCCTATATTTGGTGTGCTTGCTACAGTTATGCTACCGTGCATAGCGTCGATTTGATTTTTGGTTATGAATAAACCAATTCCTCTTGATTCAGGATTGTTGCTAAAAGTTTTGTACATTCCAAAAATTTTGTCGGCATTTCTTTCTAAATCAATTCCAATTCCATTGTCTGAAACTTCAATGACATCGGCATTGTTGATTTTTTCTAATTTTAATGTTATCACTGGTTTTCGCAGTGGATGTCTGTAACGTATTGCATTTGAAATTAAATTATAAAGAATACTTTCCAAGTAGGCTGAATTGTAATTAATCATAGCGCTTTCTGGAATATTACTAATGAAAGAAACTTCGTTTAGTAGAATTTGTTCAGCAAGAATTTCTTTTACTTTACTAACATACTGGCTCAAATTTAAAGGTTGAATAACCAAGTTAACATTTGTGTTAATATTGACCACTTCGTTCAGGTGCTGCATGGTTTCGTCCAGTGAATCGGAAACAGATTTCAATAAGTCAATCATTTCACCACGTTCTTCTTGTGAATCTGCTGATTCTATTAAGGAAACGATTGATTGAATATTGCTTGTATGCGATCTTAAATTGTGAGATACAATATATGAAAAATTTAGCAGACGTTTATTTTGTTCGGTAACTAATTGTAAAGAGTTGTTCAAATTATTTTCGGCTTCTTTCATGACTGTAATATCAATCATTATACCTCTAGAAATTACAGGTTTGTCGTTTTCAAACACATAATTCATAATATCTCTTACCCAGATTATTTTACCATTTTTACTAATCATTCGGTATTCATAATCATGGTTAACATAATTTTTGTTGACTTTGGCAGATAAAGCAATAGCAAATTCTTGATCTTCTGGATGGATGTGGTCTTCCCAAAAACTTGGGCTAGAGCTGTAGTCTTCAACAGAATAGCCTAGAATAGTTTCTACTTTTTTGCTTATGAAAGTAGAGGTCATGTTTTCTAAATCATATTCCCAAACAATTCCATCAATGGTATCAATAAGTGATTTGAATCTTTCTTCACTTTTTTGAATCAATACTTCTGCTTCTTTTCTTTTTGTAATATCCTTGATAAAAGCAATATGAGTATTGGGTTTGTCGTTGATTTCCCAAAGTGGAGAAACATTAAAAATGACCCAAATAGTCTTACCCGATTTAGTGATGTAGCGCTTTTCACAGGAGTATTCTTCAATTTCTCCTTCGTTTAATTTTCTTATATATTGCAAACTAGTACCAAAATCATCTGGGTGAGATAAGTTAGCAATACCAATTTTTTTTATTTCATCAATACTGTAGCCAAGCATATTGCAGTATTTTTTATTGGCTTCAATTAGATCACCAGTACTGGCATCTAAAATGGCAAAGCCTACAGTAGCTTGGTCAAAAATAGTTTTAAATCGCAACTCATTTTTTAAGAGTTTTGTTTCTTGCTCCTTGAGTAATTTTTCTAATTCTTCTGGTTTTTTCAATATTTTAGTTGTTAAAATACCAAATAAAATAGCAACTATAAAACCTAAAAGAACCCTAAGCAATATAGCAGGATATATGGTGTAAGGATTTTTTGCAACTAGATAAAGTGTCCAATCACTATCTGAAATAGACTGTGAAACAAAGTAACTTTTAGATAAATCGGTCTTTGAAGGCAGAAAAAAAGTTTCTTTTCCAGTGGTTGGATTTTTTTTTGAAAACTGAAAATAGTATTTAGATTGATCAATTGATCGAATTCCAGATATATTGAATAAGGTTTCTAATTTGATGATTACCGCAGTAAATCCCCAAAACTTGTTATTATTGTATATGGGAAGTCGACCAACAATACCGATGCCTCCTTGTTTTAACTCAAGTGGTCCAGCAAAATAGATTTTTTGAGTTTCAATAGATTTTTTGGCTTCTTCTTTGAGATGTTTCGTTCCCAAAATGTCTAAATTCATTGCAGCTTCATTCCCTTTCATAGGGTATATGTACTTTATAATTCCATTAGGAACTAATTGTACTGCACTAATAAGAGAATTGGATCGTATTAGTTGTTTGCTTATTGAATCAAAATTTTGAGGAACACCATTATTATCGAGGCAAAGTGCAAGTGTAATAGAGGTAGTGTAACAATTTTTTAGCGATTGCTCTATATTTTGATGAGCATCAGCTAAAATAGTTTTCATCTGATTTCGTTCTTCTTCTTTCTGGATTTGATTCCGCTGGATGTTTATAGATATAGATGCAATAGCAATAACACTGAATAACATAAATCCAGAAGTTCTTGGTCTAATTGCAAACCAATTTATAAAACTAGTCCAATTATTTTCATTTTTCATTTAATATTTTTGGCAGGTTTGGGACCTTTTTTTTCAATGTCTAAATTTAGGTTTTTTTTATGAAAATGGAGCTAAAATATGGCGAATCTTGTAAATTATAGCTAAGAAAACCAAAATTTACTGTTTTTGTTATTATAAAAACAGTTTTAATAGTATTTAAGCTAATTGTTCTTGCAAAGCTTTTATGGCATCACGTAGTTTTGCTGCCTGCATAAAATCCAAATCTTTGGCGGCTTTTTCCATTGCTTTTCGCTTTTCACGAATTAATTTTTCGATTTCGGGTTTCGATAAATAAGTAGTTTCAGGTTCAGCAGCTGTGTTTAAAGTATGTCCTAGTTCGTATTCGACCAATTTATTATTGGTAAAAGCACTTTCAATTTTTTTGTTCAATGCCACAGGAACCTGATTGTTTTGGGTATTGAAATTAATTTGTTTCGTTCTGCGGTAATTGGTTTCGTCAATGGTTTTTTGCATACTGTCCGTAATTTTGTCGGCATACATAATGGCTTTTCCATTCAAGTTTCTTGCGGCACGACCAATGGTTTGGGTCAACGAACGGTGACTCCTCAAAAATCCTTCTTTATCAGCATCCAAAATAGCTACCAACGAAACTTCGGGTAAATCCAAACCTTCACGCAATAAGTTTACACCAATCAAAACATCAAACAATCCTTTTCGTAAATCCTGCATAATTTCGATACGTTCTAAGGTATCTACATCTGAATGAACATAACGGCAACGAATGCTGACTTTATCCAAATATTTAGCCAACTCTTCAGCCATTCTTTTGGTTAAAGTGGTGACCAAAACTCGTTCGTCAATCTCTGCTCGGGTTTGAATTTCCTCAATCAAATCATCGATTTGGTTCAAACTCGGACGGATTTCAATAATAGGATCTAATAATCCCGTTGGACGAATAATTTGCTCTACATATACACCATCGCATTTTTGCAATTCATAATCGGCTGGCGTTGCCGAAACATAAACGACTTGGTTTTGCATCGCTTCAAATTCCTCAAACTTCAACGGACGATTATCCATTGCAGCAGGCAGTCGAAAACCATATTCTACCAAGTTTTCTTTTCTACTGCGGTCGCCCCCATACATAGCGTGAACTTGCGAAAGCGTAACATGACTTTCATCTACAACCATCAAATAATCTTTTGGGAAATAATCCAATAAACAAAAAGGTCTTGTTCCAGCTTCTCGCCCATCAAGGTAACGGGAATAATTTTCAATTCCAGAACAATAACCCAATTCGCGAATCATTTCCAAGTCGAAATTGGTTCGTTCTTCAAGTCTTTTGGCTTCGAGATGTTTGCCTGTTTCCTTGAAATAATCTACTTGTTTTACCAAATCTTGTTGAATTTGCCAAATAGCACTTTGCAGTGTGTCAGGCGAAGTCACGAACATATTCGCGGGATAAATCGTGAGTTGTTCGAATCGCTCAATAACTTTGGAAGTTTTAATGTCGAAGCTTTCAATTTCTTCAATTTCGTCTCCAAAGAAATGAATTCGATAGGCATCGTCGGCATAACTCGGATAGACTTCGAGTGTGTCGCCTTTTATTCTAAAATTTCCAGGATTAAAATCAGCTTCGGTTCTTGAATATAAACTCTGAACTAAACTATGCAATAGTTTGGTACGAGAAATGACTTGATCTCTCTCAATAGCAATAACATTTTTTTGAAATTCTACAGGATTTCCAATACCATAAATGCAGGAAACAGAGGCTACCACAATGATATCTCTTCGCCCCGAAAGCAGGGAAGAAGTGGTGCTCAAACGCATTTTTTCCAACTCTTCGTTTATGGATAAATCCTTTTCGATAAACACTCCTGAAACCGGCATAAAAGCTTCAGGCTGATAATAATCGTAATAAGAAACGAAATATTCCACGGCATTATTTGGAAAAAACTGCTTGAATTCCGAGTACAATTGAGCCGCCAAGGTTTTGTTGTGTGCCAAAATCAAAGTTGGTTTTTGCACCTCTTGAATGACATTGGCAACAGTAAACGTTTTCCCCGAACCCGTTACACCCAATAAAGTTTGGAATTGTTCGCCTGCCTCAATGCCTTGAGCTAATTTTGCTATGGCTTGTGGTTGGTCGCCTTTGGGCAGGTAATCGGATACGACTTGGAATTTCATTTATTACTTTTCAGAAAGGCAAAGTTACAAAGGAAATACTGAAAAAAATGTTTAGAAAAAGGTAAAACTTTTGCTCATTCTTTAGAGTACCACAACCTAGGCTTTGATAGCGAGTATACTGAAAGTAAAGAGGAACTTGACGCTCCGCAAAGTCTCCGACTTTGAGGATGTGTTCGTCAGTCTGTGACTGACATAAAAGAAATAATATAAAACAAAATCGGTTGAAAACCGAAAGTCACTACCTCAAAGTCGGAGACTTTGCGGAGCAGAAAATCGGAAACTTTCAGGAGATGTATTTTACAAAAATATTGGCTGTTCGGGTTCAAATTTCCAATTCCTCTGTTGTATTTCCGTTTGGAAAGTCCAAGCTAATATTCGGCTGATTTTCTGACCTTGCGCCATATCAATGGTTTTGATTTCGACAGGATTTACTTTGTTCAGCGTTTTGTACAAGCTTCCTAAATTCTCCTTTTTAGAAACCAAAGTCGTAAACCAAAGGCATTGCATCGGGTATTTGGCACTTTCGAAAATCATTTGAGTGATAAAACCCAATTCGCCACCTTCGCACCATAATTCGGCATTTTGTCCACCAAAATTTAGAACAGGTTTAGTAGTTCGGGTGTTTTCCAAATTATTGATTTTGCGAATGGAGGATTTGTTCGCCTCTTCCTTCGAATTATGAAAAGGCGGATTGCAAATCGTTAACGAAAATCGATCTTCGGGCGTGATAATGTTTTTGAAAATAAAACGGGATTCCGTTTGTTGTTGTAAACTAATGAAATCGATTAATCTAGGATTAGTTTCAATAATTTTTTTACAGTTTTGAATGGCATTCTCGTCAATTTCTGTTCCTACAAAAGACCAGCCGTAAACCGAATTACCTAGTATTGGATAAATACAATTCGCACCAACGCCAATATCCAAAACTTGTACATTCTCACCTTCTGGAATAAGTCCGTTATTATTCGAGGCCAATACATCAGCTAGATAATGAATGTAATCCACACGACCTGGAATAGGAGGACAAAGATAATTTTCTGGAATATCCCAATTTATGATGTCGTAATCGAGTATTAATAAGGCTTTATTGAGTGCTTTTACGGCTTCGGGATTGCTAAAATCGATGGTTTGTTTTGCTCGTTCGTTGTCTTTCATATCAATGTTGTGTTCATTGACAATTACAAAGTTTTTGAGTTCAGGACAAACAGTAATTAATGCTTCAAAATTATATCCTAATCGGTGTTGATTTCTGGGATGTAAATTGGTTTTTTCGATAATCGGTTTCAATTTCTTTTTCTTTATTTCGGTGCAAAGATAGTTGAAAAATAGGATTTTAGAATTTAGATTGCAGATTTCAGAATTTAGATTGGTATTCGTATGCAAAAGATAGTTACTTTATAGATTCAATAATCTAAATTCTGAAATCTGCAATCTAAAATAGTTTTAATCCCAACATTCCATTAATAATAAATCGCCCTCTTTGTATTCGATAGTAACCATTCCGTCCTCTTTGACATGATTACTACTACCAGTTCTGTAACCAATGGTTAAACTTTCATTATCCAAAGGATAAAAGAGATTTTCAGAATAAATTCCGGTTACAAGACCAATGGGAATAAGTGAAATAGTAGTATTGGCAGGATACCATTTTTCATATTTTTGGGGTAATAAAAATACTTTAGAATGATCGTCGAGAACTACAATTTTCAGTGAATTTCGGTATCGGGTAATGTTCGTAATATTGGTAATGGTGTGATCGGCACGCTTTCCAGTTGCCCAAATTACATTTACTGCGGGAATTTTTCTTTCCACAAGATAGTCGAATGCTTTTTCTAAATCGGTTTTGTTTTGGTCTGGCGTATGCACAATTTCGAGCGGAAATTGTTTGTCTTTGTAATATTCGGGGTCAAAACCACGATCGAAATCGCCCAATAAAACATCCACTTTTATGCCTAATTCCAAAACCCGTTCCATTGCCGAGTCCAAAACAATAACCAATGGCGACCATTCTAGCAATTGTCCTAATAATTCGGGATTGCAGGCGGCTCCGTTGGCAATAATTAAAGCAGGTTCTTGGTCGTCGCGAACAATATGGTGTGAAGACATTTGATTTTTGATTTTAGAGTTCTGATTTTAGAGTTCAGAATTTTGGTAAATGTATGAAATATCTAAAATGT from Flavobacterium eburneipallidum includes these protein-coding regions:
- a CDS encoding response regulator, with product MNKKIIWVVDDDAIYQTIINKLIQKAGIFSSHSSFTNGKEAITNLNSILDNKKTDLVPDIILLDINMPVMDGWEFMEEIKSLKSLIKKEITIYIVSSSIASEDKNKSKSFTDITGYIPKPISVNDLLSIVTEKE
- a CDS encoding sensor histidine kinase, with product MKNENNWTSFINWFAIRPRTSGFMLFSVIAIASISINIQRNQIQKEEERNQMKTILADAHQNIEQSLKNCYTTSITLALCLDNNGVPQNFDSISKQLIRSNSLISAVQLVPNGIIKYIYPMKGNEAAMNLDILGTKHLKEEAKKSIETQKIYFAGPLELKQGGIGIVGRLPIYNNNKFWGFTAVIIKLETLFNISGIRSIDQSKYYFQFSKKNPTTGKETFFLPSKTDLSKSYFVSQSISDSDWTLYLVAKNPYTIYPAILLRVLLGFIVAILFGILTTKILKKPEELEKLLKEQETKLLKNELRFKTIFDQATVGFAILDASTGDLIEANKKYCNMLGYSIDEIKKIGIANLSHPDDFGTSLQYIRKLNEGEIEEYSCEKRYITKSGKTIWVIFNVSPLWEINDKPNTHIAFIKDITKRKEAEVLIQKSEERFKSLIDTIDGIVWEYDLENMTSTFISKKVETILGYSVEDYSSSPSFWEDHIHPEDQEFAIALSAKVNKNYVNHDYEYRMISKNGKIIWVRDIMNYVFENDKPVISRGIMIDITVMKEAENNLNNSLQLVTEQNKRLLNFSYIVSHNLRSHTSNIQSIVSLIESADSQEERGEMIDLLKSVSDSLDETMQHLNEVVNINTNVNLVIQPLNLSQYVSKVKEILAEQILLNEVSFISNIPESAMINYNSAYLESILYNLISNAIRYRHPLRKPVITLKLEKINNADVIEVSDNGIGIDLERNADKIFGMYKTFSNNPESRGIGLFITKNQIDAMHGSITVASTPNIGSTFKIYTNE
- the uvrB gene encoding excinuclease ABC subunit UvrB, whose product is MKFQVVSDYLPKGDQPQAIAKLAQGIEAGEQFQTLLGVTGSGKTFTVANVIQEVQKPTLILAHNKTLAAQLYSEFKQFFPNNAVEYFVSYYDYYQPEAFMPVSGVFIEKDLSINEELEKMRLSTTSSLLSGRRDIIVVASVSCIYGIGNPVEFQKNVIAIERDQVISRTKLLHSLVQSLYSRTEADFNPGNFRIKGDTLEVYPSYADDAYRIHFFGDEIEEIESFDIKTSKVIERFEQLTIYPANMFVTSPDTLQSAIWQIQQDLVKQVDYFKETGKHLEAKRLEERTNFDLEMIRELGYCSGIENYSRYLDGREAGTRPFCLLDYFPKDYLMVVDESHVTLSQVHAMYGGDRSRKENLVEYGFRLPAAMDNRPLKFEEFEAMQNQVVYVSATPADYELQKCDGVYVEQIIRPTGLLDPIIEIRPSLNQIDDLIEEIQTRAEIDERVLVTTLTKRMAEELAKYLDKVSIRCRYVHSDVDTLERIEIMQDLRKGLFDVLIGVNLLREGLDLPEVSLVAILDADKEGFLRSHRSLTQTIGRAARNLNGKAIMYADKITDSMQKTIDETNYRRTKQINFNTQNNQVPVALNKKIESAFTNNKLVEYELGHTLNTAAEPETTYLSKPEIEKLIREKRKAMEKAAKDLDFMQAAKLRDAIKALQEQLA
- the rlmF gene encoding 23S rRNA (adenine(1618)-N(6))-methyltransferase RlmF — encoded protein: MKPIIEKTNLHPRNQHRLGYNFEALITVCPELKNFVIVNEHNIDMKDNERAKQTIDFSNPEAVKALNKALLILDYDIINWDIPENYLCPPIPGRVDYIHYLADVLASNNNGLIPEGENVQVLDIGVGANCIYPILGNSVYGWSFVGTEIDENAIQNCKKIIETNPRLIDFISLQQQTESRFIFKNIITPEDRFSLTICNPPFHNSKEEANKSSIRKINNLENTRTTKPVLNFGGQNAELWCEGGELGFITQMIFESAKYPMQCLWFTTLVSKKENLGSLYKTLNKVNPVEIKTIDMAQGQKISRILAWTFQTEIQQRNWKFEPEQPIFL
- a CDS encoding thiamine diphosphokinase; this encodes MSSHHIVRDDQEPALIIANGAACNPELLGQLLEWSPLVIVLDSAMERVLELGIKVDVLLGDFDRGFDPEYYKDKQFPLEIVHTPDQNKTDLEKAFDYLVERKIPAVNVIWATGKRADHTITNITNITRYRNSLKIVVLDDHSKVFLLPQKYEKWYPANTTISLIPIGLVTGIYSENLFYPLDNESLTIGYRTGSSNHVKEDGMVTIEYKEGDLLLMECWD